In Defluviimonas aquaemixtae, the sequence CAAGCGCGTCCGGGGAAAAACGGGCGGGAAGACTCCCGCCCGAGGGGTCCACGGGGATGAGCCGGGGAAAAGTCAGCGATCGTTGGGCGCGCAGACCGCCTTTCCGCCCTGCGCCGCGCAATCGCGCGTCGTTTCGGGGGCAGGGGCCGGAAAATCGAGGCGCGGAAGGTCGAAGCTGACGCCGCCGGCCAACGCGGGCGCGGCCAGAAGACCAAGTGCAAGGGCGAAGATCGCTGTGCGGAGATGTTCCATAGCCTGTCCAATCTGAACTGTTCGGTTTAGCAACACTAATCTAAACCAAGCAGTTCGCTTTTCCAACGAAAATCTAAACTGATCGGTTCATAACAGACTCTGCACCCGCCTTGCCGCCCAAGACGGCAGAGCTTAGCTTTCCAATGAGCAGAACGAGGAGGCAGTCATGATACCCGGCATCGCCAGTCGCCGTCGGTTCTCCGATCTGAGCGAACAGGAAATCCTGGCGCTCGCAATTTCCTCCGAGGAGGACGACGCGCGAATCTACCGCAGCTATGCCGAGCGTTTGCGGGCGGACTATCCTTCCTCGGCCGAGATCTTCGACGCGATGGCGAAGGAGGAGGACAAGCACCGCCACTGGCTGATCGAGCGCCACAAGGCGCGGTTCGGCGAGGTGATTCCTCTGATCCGGCGCGAGCATGTCGCGGGCTTCTACGCCCGCCGCCCGGTCTGGCTCGTGGAGAATCTCGGGCTCGAGCGGATCCGGACCGAGGCCGAGGCGATGGAGCGCGAGGCCGAGGCCTTCTACCGCAACGCCGCCGCGCGGACCGAGGACGCTGAGACGCGAAAGCTCCTGGGCGACCTGGCCGCCGCCGAGGCAAAGCACGAAAAGAAGGCCGGCGATCTTGTCGAGACCCATCTCGGCGACGAGACGCGCGAAGAGGAGGATCGGGCCGCACACCGGCAATTCGTGCTGACCTGGGTGCAGCCGGGCCTTGCGGGGCTGATGGACGGCTCGGTTTCGACGCTCGCGCCGATCTTTGCCACGGCCTTCGCGACGCAGGATACCTGGACGACGTTCCTCGTCGGCCTTGCCGCTGCCGTGGGTGCGGGAATCTCGATGGGCTTCACCGAGGTCGCGTCGGATGACGGGGTGCTGTCGGGGCGCGGCTCGCCCATCAAGCGGGGCATATCGGCGGGCGTGATGACGACTCTCGGCGGCCTCGGCCACGCGTTGCCCTACCTGATCCCGGATTTCTGGACCGCGACGATCACCGCGATCATCATCGTCTTCGTCGAGCTTTGGGCCATCGTCTGGATCCAGAACCGCTACATGGAGACGCCGTTCATGCGCGCGACATTCCAGGTCGTCCTCGGCGGCGCGCTGGTCTTTGCCGCTGGCGTTCTGATCGGGGCCGGCTAGGATCGCGCCAACCACAGGGACGAAGATGCATATCAAGGACGAAATCGGCTACCAGCCGCTGCCGCTGCCCGACCGGGTCCGGCTGACGGATGACACCGCGCTGAGGGCGGCGGAGGCGTTTCGCGACTACATGACCAAGCGCCACACGGTGCGCGACTACCGCCCCGATTCCGTGCCGGTGGAGGTGATCGCCGCCTGCGTCGCCGCCGCCGGGACCGCGCCATCCGGGGCGAACCAGCAGACCTGGCATTTCGTGGCGATCTCGGACCCCGAGATGAAGGCCCGCATCCGCACCGCCGCCGAGGTCGAGGAGGAGGCGTTCTACGCTGGCGGCGGCGGCGACGAGTGGCTGGCGGCGCTGGAGCCCATCGGCACCGGCGCGGCGAAGCCGCATCTGGAGATCGCGCCCTGGCTGATCGTCGTCTTCGCGCAGCGCTACGGCGTCACCGAGGAGGGCGAGCGCTACAAGCACTACTACGTGCCCGAAAGCGTCGGCATCGCGACGGGCCTTCTGATCGCGGCGCTGCATCATGCGGGGCTGGTGACGCTCACGCATACGCCGAACCCGATGAAGTTCCTGAACGCGCTCTGCGGCCGGCCCGACAACGAGAAACCGGTTATGATCCTCGCCGTCGGCCATCCGGCGGAAGATGCCACCGTCCCCGCCGCGGCCAAGATCAAGAAGCCGCTCGACGAGATCCTGACGATCCGGCGCGGGTGAGACGCTGGCGCGCCCGCGACGGCCATGCTAGGCGCGGGATCGATGCTGGCGATCTTTCTCAAGACCCTGCCGTTCTTCGCGCTGATCGGCCTCGGCTGGTTCGCGGGCCGCATCCGGTTCTTTCCCGAAGCGGCGACCGAATGGCTGACGCGCTTCGTTTTCTACTTCGCGCTGTCGGCGATGCTGTTCCGCTTCGCGGCGACGCTGCCTGTGGCGGAGATTTTCGATATACGGTTCGCGCTGGCCTATCTGACCGGCTGCGTGGCGGTCTACCTTCTCGCTTTCGTCGTGGCGCTCGCGCGGCGCGTCTCGCTGCCTGAGGCGGCGGTCGAGGCGCAATGCTCGGTGATCGGCAATACCGGCTTTCTCGGCGTGCCGCTTCTCGTGGTGCTGCTGGGCGAGGCGGCGGCCGGACCGGTCCTGATGGTGCTGACGATAGATCTCATCGTCTTCTCGACCCTCATCACGCTGATCATCACCTGGGCGCGGGGCAGCGGGTTCAGTCCACGCGTCGCGAAGGACCTGGCGACGGGGCTGGTCAGGAACCCGATGATCGTGTCGATGGCGGCGGGTCTTCTCGTGTCGGCGGCGTCGGTGAAGCTCGCGGCCCCGGTCGAGGAGTTCCTGACGATCCTCGGCGCCGCGGCCACGCCGGGCGCGCTCTTCGCCATTGGTGCCTCGCTCGCCACGAGATCAGCCGAGCGGTTGTCGGTGGCGCTCTGGCTTTCGTTCGCGAAGCTCGTGCTGCATCCTGCGGCCGTCGCCGTGGCGGCGCTCTTCCTCTTCGACGTGCAACCCTTCGCGGCCGGTGTCATGATCGCGGCGGCCGCGCTGCCGGTCGCGGGCAATGTCTACATCCTTGCGCGCTACTACGGGGTCGCGCCGCAGCGCGTTTCGGCCTCGATCCTCGTTTCCACGATGGCCAGCATCGTGACCGTGTCATTAGTGATCGCCTGGATCACCGGAGCCTAGGAGAGAATGCGATGAAGAAAGTGTCGGAAAACAAGTGTTTCGGCGGGGTCCAAGGGGTCTACACCCATGCCTCGGACGCCTGCAGTTGCGACATGACTTTCGGTCTTTTCCTGCCGGAAGAGGCCGAGGACGGCCCGGTCCCGGTCCTGTGGTACCTGTCGGGCCTGACCTGCACGCACGAGAACGCGATGGTGAAGGCGGGCGCGCAGGAATGGGCGGCGGAATACGGGATCGCGCTCGTCTTCCCCGACACCTCGCCCCGGGGCGAGGGCGTGGCCGACGACGAGGCCTACGACCTCGGCCAGGGCGCGGGCTTTTACGTGAACGCGACGCAAGAGCCGTGGTCGCCACATTTCCAGATGTGGGACTACGTGGCCGAGGAACTGCCGAAGATCGTTACTGCGAACTTCGCGGTGGACGAGGCGCGTCAGTCGATCATGGGCCATTCGATGGGCGGACACGGCGCGCTGACCATGGCGATGCAGCTTCAGGGGCGGTTCCGGTCCGTTTCCGCCTTCGCGCCGATCGCGAATCCGACCCGGTCGGATTGGGGCCGGAAACAGCTCTCCGCCTATCTCGGCGAGGATGAGATGGCGTGGGCGGGGCACGATGCGTCGCTGCTGATGCGGGCCGAAGGGTTCGACGGGCCGATCCTGATCGACCAGGGATCCGAGGACCAGTTCATCGACCTTCTGAAGCCCGAAGTTCTGGCCGAGGCGATGGTGGCGCGGCGGCAAAACGGTAGGCTCCGGATGCAGCCGGGCTACGATCACAGCTATTTCTTCGTCGCAAGCTTCATGGCCGATCATGTCGCCTTCCACGCCGAGACGTTGCATCGCAGATGAGCCTCTACATCGATGCCGACGCCTGCCCGGTGAAAGAGGAATGCGTCCGCGTCGCCGATCGATTGGGTGTGCGGGTTCTCATCGTGTGCAACGGCGGCATCCGCCCCTCGGACCATCCGCTGGTCGAGACGGTGTTCGTCACCGAAGGCCCCGACGAGGCGGACAAGTGGATTGCCGAACGGGCGGGGAAGGGCGACGTGGTCGTCACTTCCGACATCCCGCTGGCTGCGAAATGCGTGGCCGCCGGCGCGCGCGTCGTGAAGCCGAACGGCGAGACGCTGACCGAGGCCAACATCGGCAACGCGCTCGCCACGCGCGACCTGATGGCCGATTTGCGCGCGGCCGATCCGTTCCGGCAGGGCGGCGGGCGCGCGTTCACGAAACAGGACCGGTCGCGTTTTCTTGACGCTCTCGACCGTCTGATGCGGGCGGCGGCGAGGTAGGGACATCGTGTCGCGGGCGAGACAGACAGATCGCTGCCGATCCCGTCAGTTTGTCTGGTGAGCTT encodes:
- the mbfA gene encoding iron exporter MbfA; translated protein: MIPGIASRRRFSDLSEQEILALAISSEEDDARIYRSYAERLRADYPSSAEIFDAMAKEEDKHRHWLIERHKARFGEVIPLIRREHVAGFYARRPVWLVENLGLERIRTEAEAMEREAEAFYRNAAARTEDAETRKLLGDLAAAEAKHEKKAGDLVETHLGDETREEEDRAAHRQFVLTWVQPGLAGLMDGSVSTLAPIFATAFATQDTWTTFLVGLAAAVGAGISMGFTEVASDDGVLSGRGSPIKRGISAGVMTTLGGLGHALPYLIPDFWTATITAIIIVFVELWAIVWIQNRYMETPFMRATFQVVLGGALVFAAGVLIGAG
- a CDS encoding nitroreductase family protein; its protein translation is MHIKDEIGYQPLPLPDRVRLTDDTALRAAEAFRDYMTKRHTVRDYRPDSVPVEVIAACVAAAGTAPSGANQQTWHFVAISDPEMKARIRTAAEVEEEAFYAGGGGDEWLAALEPIGTGAAKPHLEIAPWLIVVFAQRYGVTEEGERYKHYYVPESVGIATGLLIAALHHAGLVTLTHTPNPMKFLNALCGRPDNEKPVMILAVGHPAEDATVPAAAKIKKPLDEILTIRRG
- a CDS encoding AEC family transporter codes for the protein MLAIFLKTLPFFALIGLGWFAGRIRFFPEAATEWLTRFVFYFALSAMLFRFAATLPVAEIFDIRFALAYLTGCVAVYLLAFVVALARRVSLPEAAVEAQCSVIGNTGFLGVPLLVVLLGEAAAGPVLMVLTIDLIVFSTLITLIITWARGSGFSPRVAKDLATGLVRNPMIVSMAAGLLVSAASVKLAAPVEEFLTILGAAATPGALFAIGASLATRSAERLSVALWLSFAKLVLHPAAVAVAALFLFDVQPFAAGVMIAAAALPVAGNVYILARYYGVAPQRVSASILVSTMASIVTVSLVIAWITGA
- the fghA gene encoding S-formylglutathione hydrolase; the encoded protein is MKKVSENKCFGGVQGVYTHASDACSCDMTFGLFLPEEAEDGPVPVLWYLSGLTCTHENAMVKAGAQEWAAEYGIALVFPDTSPRGEGVADDEAYDLGQGAGFYVNATQEPWSPHFQMWDYVAEELPKIVTANFAVDEARQSIMGHSMGGHGALTMAMQLQGRFRSVSAFAPIANPTRSDWGRKQLSAYLGEDEMAWAGHDASLLMRAEGFDGPILIDQGSEDQFIDLLKPEVLAEAMVARRQNGRLRMQPGYDHSYFFVASFMADHVAFHAETLHRR
- a CDS encoding YaiI/YqxD family protein; the protein is MSLYIDADACPVKEECVRVADRLGVRVLIVCNGGIRPSDHPLVETVFVTEGPDEADKWIAERAGKGDVVVTSDIPLAAKCVAAGARVVKPNGETLTEANIGNALATRDLMADLRAADPFRQGGGRAFTKQDRSRFLDALDRLMRAAAR